From a region of the Mycobacterium sp. SMC-8 genome:
- a CDS encoding acyl-CoA carboxylase subunit beta has protein sequence MTTLENGLAPEAVNESLDPRDPLLRLSTFFDDGSVEPLHQRDKSGVLAAAGTVNGVRTIAFCTDGTVMGGAMGVDGCKHIVDAYDVAIEEQSPIVGIWHSGGARLAEGVKALHAVGLVFEAMIRASGYVPQISVVVGFAAGGAAYGPALTDVIVMAPDSKVFVTGPDVVRSVTGEDVDMVSLGGPEAHHKKSGVCHIVADDELDAYERGRRLVGLFCQQGHFDRSKAEAGDTDLKALLPESARRAYDVHPLVEALLDEGVPFEEFQSRWAPSIVVGLGRLAGRTVGVIANNPLRLGGCLNSESAEKSARFVRLCDAFGIPLVVIVDVPGYLPGVDQEWGGVVRRGAKLLHAFGESSVPRVTLVTRKIYGGAYIAMNSRSLNATKVFAWPEAEVAVMGAKAAVGILHKKKLAAAAPEERESLHEALAIEHEKIAGGVDSAIEIGVVDEKIDPARTRSKLTQALAEAPLRRGRHKNIPL, from the coding sequence ATGACGACCCTGGAGAACGGGCTGGCCCCCGAAGCAGTCAACGAATCGCTCGACCCGCGCGACCCGCTGTTGCGCCTGTCCACTTTCTTCGACGACGGCAGCGTCGAGCCACTGCACCAGCGGGACAAGTCCGGTGTGCTGGCCGCCGCGGGCACCGTCAACGGTGTGCGCACCATCGCGTTCTGCACCGACGGCACCGTGATGGGCGGCGCCATGGGCGTCGACGGCTGCAAGCACATCGTCGACGCCTATGACGTCGCCATCGAGGAGCAGAGCCCGATCGTCGGCATCTGGCACTCCGGCGGCGCGCGGCTGGCCGAGGGCGTCAAGGCCCTGCACGCGGTCGGCCTGGTATTCGAGGCGATGATCCGGGCCTCCGGCTACGTCCCGCAGATCTCGGTGGTGGTCGGTTTCGCCGCCGGGGGCGCCGCGTACGGCCCTGCGCTCACCGACGTGATCGTGATGGCCCCCGATAGCAAGGTGTTCGTCACCGGCCCGGACGTGGTGCGCAGCGTGACCGGTGAGGACGTCGACATGGTGTCCCTGGGCGGCCCGGAGGCCCATCACAAGAAGTCCGGCGTGTGCCACATCGTGGCCGACGACGAGCTCGACGCCTACGAGCGCGGCCGTCGCCTGGTCGGGTTGTTCTGCCAGCAGGGTCATTTCGACCGCAGCAAGGCCGAAGCCGGCGACACCGACCTCAAGGCGCTACTGCCCGAGTCGGCGCGACGCGCCTACGATGTGCATCCGCTCGTGGAGGCTCTGCTCGACGAGGGTGTCCCGTTCGAGGAGTTCCAGTCCCGCTGGGCGCCGTCGATCGTCGTGGGCCTGGGCCGGCTGGCCGGACGCACCGTCGGTGTGATCGCCAACAACCCGCTGCGCCTGGGCGGCTGCCTGAACTCCGAAAGCGCGGAGAAGTCAGCCCGTTTCGTGCGGCTGTGCGATGCGTTCGGCATCCCGCTGGTGGTCATCGTCGACGTGCCCGGCTACCTGCCCGGTGTGGACCAGGAGTGGGGCGGGGTGGTCCGTCGCGGCGCCAAGCTGCTGCACGCGTTCGGTGAGTCGTCGGTGCCGCGCGTCACGCTGGTCACCCGCAAGATCTACGGCGGCGCCTACATCGCGATGAACTCGCGGTCGCTGAACGCCACCAAGGTGTTCGCGTGGCCCGAGGCCGAGGTCGCCGTGATGGGCGCCAAGGCCGCGGTCGGCATCCTGCACAAGAAGAAGCTGGCCGCCGCCGCCCCCGAGGAGCGCGAGTCGCTGCACGAGGCGCTGGCCATCGAGCACGAGAAGATCGCCGGCGGTGTCGATTCCGCGATCGAGATCGGCGTGGTTGACGAGAAGATCGACCCCGCGCGCACCCGCTCGAAGCTGACGCAGGCGCTGGCCGAGGCGCCGCTGCGCCGCGGCCGCCACAAGAACATCCCGCTGTAA
- the kasB gene encoding 3-oxoacyl-ACP synthase KasB, which produces MVSPTTGNGLPDVVVTGIAMSTSVATDAEGTWKALLDGQSGIRRLEDPFVEEFDLPVRIGGHLLEDFQSELDTVELQRMSYPQRMATVLGRRVWENAGSPEVDTERLLVSIGTGLGGAEALVFAYDGMREQGVRAVSPLAVQMYMPNGPSAVIGLERGAKAGVVTPVSACASGSEGIAQAWRNIVLGEADIAICGGVEQRIEAVPIAGFAQMRIVMSTNNDDPAGACRPFDKDRDGFVFGEAGAVMVIETEEHAKARGAKILARLMGASITSDGYHMVAPDPNGERAGYAMTRAIQLAGLKRTDIDHVNAHATGTSVGDVAEGKAINNAMGGHRPAVYAPKSALGHSVGAVGAVESILTVQALRDGIIPPTLNLKNLDPEIDLDVVAGSPRPGNYEYAINNSFGFGGHNVALAFGKY; this is translated from the coding sequence ATGGTTTCGCCGACAACAGGTAACGGGCTGCCCGACGTCGTCGTCACCGGTATCGCGATGTCCACCAGCGTGGCCACCGACGCTGAAGGGACCTGGAAGGCGCTCCTGGACGGTCAGAGCGGAATCCGCAGGCTCGAGGATCCGTTCGTCGAGGAGTTCGACCTTCCGGTCCGCATCGGCGGTCACCTGCTGGAGGACTTCCAGTCCGAATTGGACACGGTCGAACTGCAGCGGATGTCCTATCCGCAGCGGATGGCGACCGTGCTCGGCAGGCGGGTGTGGGAGAACGCCGGCTCCCCCGAGGTGGACACCGAGCGGTTGCTGGTGTCGATCGGGACCGGCCTCGGCGGCGCCGAAGCTCTGGTGTTCGCCTATGACGGCATGCGGGAGCAGGGCGTGCGCGCGGTGTCCCCGCTGGCCGTGCAGATGTACATGCCGAACGGCCCGTCTGCCGTGATCGGCTTGGAACGGGGCGCCAAAGCCGGTGTGGTGACCCCGGTTTCGGCGTGCGCCTCCGGCTCCGAGGGCATTGCCCAGGCGTGGCGCAACATCGTGCTCGGCGAGGCCGACATCGCGATCTGCGGAGGCGTCGAGCAGCGCATCGAGGCGGTGCCGATCGCCGGTTTCGCACAGATGCGGATCGTGATGTCGACCAACAACGACGACCCCGCCGGCGCGTGCCGCCCCTTCGACAAGGACCGCGACGGGTTCGTGTTCGGGGAGGCCGGCGCGGTGATGGTCATCGAGACCGAGGAGCACGCCAAGGCTCGGGGCGCGAAGATCCTGGCCCGACTGATGGGTGCGAGCATCACCTCCGACGGTTACCATATGGTGGCGCCCGATCCGAACGGTGAACGGGCCGGTTACGCGATGACGCGTGCCATCCAGCTCGCGGGCCTCAAACGCACCGACATCGACCACGTCAACGCGCACGCCACGGGCACCAGCGTCGGCGACGTGGCCGAAGGTAAGGCCATCAACAATGCGATGGGCGGCCACCGCCCGGCCGTCTACGCCCCCAAATCCGCGCTCGGCCATTCGGTCGGCGCGGTCGGCGCGGTCGAGTCGATCCTGACCGTGCAGGCGTTGCGGGACGGGATCATCCCGCCGACGCTGAACTTGAAGAATCTTGATCCCGAGATCGACCTCGATGTGGTCGCAGGTTCACCGCGGCCGGGCAATTACGAGTACGCGATCAACAACTCATTCGGATTCGGCGGGCACAATGTCGCACTCGCCTTCGGGAAGTACTGA
- a CDS encoding ACP S-malonyltransferase — MLAFLAPGQGSQTPGMLAEWLELPGAAERIEAWSQISGLDLATLGTTATAEQITDTAVTQPLVVAATLLAYEELSKRGENYGLEGPVEVIAAGHSVGEIAAYAIAGVITADEAVSLAATRGKEMAKACALEPTGMSALLGGDEAEVLSRLEALDLVPANRNAAGQIVAAGALAALEKLAEDPPARARVRPLATAGAFHTHYMAPALAEYTAVADRINPSEPRVTLLSNADGRPVSSAADAMAKLVAQMTRPVRWDLCTASMKEQGVTAIVEFPPAGTLTGIAKRELRGTPTHAVKSPADLDGLAESLRA; from the coding sequence GTGCTCGCATTCCTCGCGCCCGGACAGGGTTCGCAGACCCCCGGCATGCTCGCCGAGTGGCTGGAGCTGCCCGGCGCCGCTGAGCGTATCGAGGCATGGTCGCAGATCAGCGGACTCGATCTGGCGACACTCGGCACCACCGCGACGGCCGAGCAGATCACCGATACCGCGGTCACCCAGCCGCTGGTCGTCGCCGCCACGCTGCTGGCCTACGAAGAACTGAGCAAGCGCGGCGAGAACTACGGGCTCGAAGGCCCGGTCGAGGTCATCGCCGCCGGCCACTCGGTCGGTGAGATCGCCGCCTACGCCATCGCCGGCGTGATCACTGCTGACGAAGCCGTTTCGCTCGCCGCCACCCGTGGCAAGGAGATGGCCAAGGCCTGCGCGCTGGAGCCCACCGGCATGTCGGCGCTTCTGGGCGGTGACGAGGCCGAGGTGCTCTCGCGGCTGGAAGCTCTGGACCTCGTCCCGGCCAACCGCAACGCCGCCGGCCAGATCGTCGCCGCGGGCGCGCTCGCCGCCCTGGAGAAGCTCGCCGAGGATCCGCCGGCCCGCGCCCGGGTGCGTCCGCTGGCCACCGCCGGTGCGTTCCACACCCACTACATGGCGCCCGCGCTCGCCGAGTACACCGCGGTCGCCGACCGGATCAATCCCAGCGAGCCCCGCGTCACGCTACTGTCCAACGCCGACGGCCGCCCGGTCTCCTCGGCAGCCGACGCGATGGCCAAGCTCGTCGCCCAGATGACCCGGCCCGTGCGCTGGGACCTGTGCACCGCCTCCATGAAGGAGCAGGGTGTCACGGCGATCGTCGAGTTCCCGCCCGCAGGGACCCTGACCGGCATCGCCAAACGCGAACTTCGGGGGACGCCGACGCACGCCGTCAAGTCCCCCGCTGACCTGGACGGGCTCGCAGAGTCACTGCGCGCCTGA
- the aceE gene encoding pyruvate dehydrogenase (acetyl-transferring), homodimeric type: protein MTTEFVRQDLAQNSGSAAEPDRVRVIREGVASYLPDIDPEETGEWLESFDDLLDRSGPARARYLLLRMLERAGEQRVAIPALTSTDYVNTIPTELEPWFPGDEDVERRYRAWIRWNAAIMVHRAQRPGVGVGGHISTYASSAALYEVGFNHFFRGKNHPGGGDQIFIQGHASPGIYARAYLEGRLTEDKLDGFRQEHSHPGGGLPSYPHPRLMPDFWEFPTVSMGLGPMNAIYQARFNHYLHDRGIKDTSNQHVWAFLGDGEMDEPESRGLAHVAALEGLDNLTFVVNCNLQRLDGPVRGNGKIIQELESFFRGAGWNVIKVVWGREWDALLHADRDGALVNLMNTTPDGDYQTYKANDGAYVRDHFFGRDPRTKALVQNMTDQEIWNLKRGGHDYRKVYAAYHAAMEHKGQPTVILAKTIKGYTLGKHFEGRNATHQMKKLALQDLKDFRDAQRIPISDEQLENDPYLPPYYHPGPEAPEIRYMLDRRRALGGFLPERRTKSKALTLPGHDTYKALKKGSGKQEVATTMATVRTFKELLRDKNIGPRIVPIIPDEARTFGMDSWFPSLKIYNRNGQLYTAVDAELMLAYKESEVGQILHEGINEAGSTASFTAVGTSYATHNEPMIPVYIFYSMFGFQRTGDGLWAAADQMARGFLLGATAGRTTLVGEGLQHADGHSLLLAATNPAVVAYDPAFAYEIAYIIESGLARMYGENPENVYFYMTIYNEPYVQPAEPEGIDVDGLLRGMYRYRAAPEKRTNTAQILVSGVAMPSALKAAEMLAEEWDVAADIWSVTSWGELNRDGVAIEKEKLRHPDRPAQTPYVTKALAEATGPVVAVSDWMRAVPEQIRPWVPGTFITLGTDGFGFSDTRPAARRYFNTDAESIVVGVLEGLARDGNIDISVAVEAARKYEIDNVLAAPEQTSDPGVA, encoded by the coding sequence TTGACCACCGAGTTCGTGCGCCAGGACCTGGCCCAAAACTCCGGCAGCGCAGCAGAACCCGACCGGGTTCGCGTGATCAGAGAAGGCGTTGCCTCGTATCTGCCGGACATCGACCCCGAAGAGACCGGCGAGTGGCTGGAGTCTTTCGACGACCTGCTGGACCGGTCCGGTCCGGCCCGCGCCCGCTACCTGCTGCTCCGCATGCTCGAGCGTGCCGGTGAGCAGCGCGTCGCGATCCCGGCACTGACCTCCACCGACTACGTCAACACGATCCCGACCGAGCTGGAACCCTGGTTCCCCGGCGACGAGGACGTCGAGCGCCGCTACCGCGCCTGGATCCGGTGGAACGCCGCGATCATGGTGCACCGCGCACAGCGCCCGGGAGTCGGTGTGGGTGGCCATATTTCGACGTACGCGTCGTCGGCGGCGCTCTACGAAGTCGGCTTCAACCACTTCTTCCGCGGCAAGAACCATCCCGGCGGCGGCGATCAAATCTTCATCCAGGGCCACGCCTCCCCCGGTATCTACGCGCGGGCCTACCTCGAGGGCCGGCTCACCGAGGACAAACTCGACGGCTTCCGCCAGGAGCACAGCCATCCCGGCGGCGGGCTGCCGTCCTATCCGCACCCGCGGCTGATGCCGGACTTCTGGGAGTTCCCGACCGTGTCGATGGGCCTGGGCCCGATGAACGCGATCTATCAGGCGCGGTTCAACCACTACCTGCACGACCGGGGCATCAAGGACACCTCCAATCAGCACGTGTGGGCGTTCCTGGGCGACGGCGAGATGGACGAGCCCGAGAGCCGCGGCCTGGCGCACGTCGCCGCACTGGAGGGCCTCGACAACCTGACCTTCGTGGTGAACTGCAACCTGCAGCGCCTCGACGGCCCGGTGCGCGGCAACGGCAAGATCATCCAGGAGCTGGAGTCGTTCTTCCGCGGCGCGGGCTGGAACGTCATCAAGGTGGTGTGGGGCCGCGAGTGGGACGCGCTGCTGCACGCCGACCGCGACGGCGCGCTCGTGAACCTGATGAACACGACCCCCGACGGGGACTATCAGACCTACAAGGCCAACGACGGGGCCTACGTCCGCGACCACTTCTTCGGCCGGGACCCGCGCACCAAGGCGCTCGTCCAGAACATGACCGACCAGGAGATCTGGAACCTCAAGCGCGGCGGTCACGACTACCGCAAGGTCTACGCCGCCTACCACGCGGCAATGGAGCACAAGGGTCAGCCCACGGTGATCCTGGCCAAGACCATCAAGGGCTACACGCTGGGCAAGCACTTCGAAGGCCGCAACGCCACGCACCAGATGAAAAAGCTTGCGCTGCAGGATCTCAAGGACTTTCGCGACGCCCAGCGCATCCCGATCTCCGACGAGCAACTCGAGAACGACCCCTACCTGCCGCCGTACTACCACCCGGGCCCGGAGGCGCCGGAGATCCGCTACATGCTCGACCGCCGGCGCGCCTTGGGCGGCTTCCTGCCGGAACGGCGGACCAAGAGCAAGGCGCTGACGTTGCCCGGCCACGACACCTACAAGGCCCTGAAGAAGGGGTCGGGCAAGCAGGAGGTCGCCACCACCATGGCGACCGTACGTACGTTCAAAGAACTGTTGCGCGACAAGAACATCGGGCCGCGAATCGTTCCCATCATCCCCGACGAGGCCCGCACCTTCGGGATGGACTCCTGGTTCCCGAGCCTGAAGATCTACAACCGCAACGGGCAGCTGTACACGGCCGTGGACGCCGAGCTGATGCTGGCCTACAAGGAGAGCGAAGTCGGCCAGATCCTGCACGAAGGCATCAACGAGGCCGGGTCGACCGCGTCGTTCACCGCGGTGGGCACGTCGTATGCCACCCACAACGAACCGATGATCCCGGTCTACATCTTCTATTCGATGTTCGGGTTCCAGCGCACCGGTGACGGCCTGTGGGCGGCGGCCGACCAGATGGCCCGCGGGTTCCTGCTGGGCGCGACGGCCGGCCGCACGACGCTGGTCGGCGAGGGCCTGCAGCACGCTGACGGCCACTCGCTGCTGCTGGCGGCGACCAACCCGGCCGTGGTGGCCTACGACCCGGCGTTCGCCTACGAGATCGCCTACATCATCGAGAGCGGCCTGGCCCGCATGTACGGCGAGAACCCGGAGAACGTCTACTTCTACATGACGATCTACAACGAGCCCTACGTACAGCCGGCCGAGCCTGAGGGCATCGACGTCGACGGTCTGTTGCGCGGCATGTACCGGTACCGGGCCGCGCCGGAGAAGCGCACCAACACCGCGCAGATCCTGGTCTCCGGTGTGGCGATGCCGTCGGCGCTGAAGGCCGCCGAGATGCTGGCCGAGGAATGGGACGTCGCCGCCGACATCTGGTCGGTGACCAGCTGGGGTGAGCTCAACCGCGACGGCGTGGCCATCGAGAAGGAGAAGCTGCGCCATCCCGACCGGCCCGCGCAGACGCCCTACGTCACCAAGGCGCTGGCCGAGGCCACCGGACCCGTCGTCGCGGTGTCGGACTGGATGCGGGCGGTGCCCGAGCAGATCCGGCCCTGGGTGCCGGGCACCTTCATCACCCTGGGCACGGACGGCTTCGGCTTCTCCGACACCCGGCCCGCGGCCCGGCGCTATTTCAACACCGACGCCGAGTCGATCGTCGTCGGCGTGCTCGAAGGTCTGGCTCGCGACGGCAACATCGACATCTCGGTGGCGGTCGAGGCGGCGCGGAAGTACGAGATCGACAATGTGCTGGCGGCGCCGGAGCAGACGTCGGACCCCGGAGTCGCGTAG
- a CDS encoding glycerol-3-phosphate dehydrogenase/oxidase, with translation MSGATALNAARRAAELAQLGEGAPVDLVVIGGGITGAGIALDAVTRGLSVVLAERHDLAFGTSRWSSKLVHGGLRYLASGNVGIARRSAVERGILMTRNAPHLVHAMPQLVPLLPSMNTASRALVRFGFAAGDGLRRLAGTPADTLPRSRRIDAHRAVGLAPTVAREGLDGALLAYDGQLIDDARLVTAVARTAAQHGARVLTRVAASDASRDAVTLTDSTTGESLRVSARAVVNATGVWAGEVDDSIKLRPSRGTHLVFDAAKFGNPVAALTVPIPGEINRFVFAMPEQLGRVYLGLTDEDAPGPIPDVPEPTPGEVRFLLDTVNTALDAALTEADVIGAYAGLRPLIDTGAGRTSDISREHAVTESPSGVLTVIGGKLTEYRYMAEDVVDRAVQLRGLAAGVCRTRNLPLVGAPANPVATLRSSTDLPGSLVARYGAEAPNVIARATCERPTDPVADGIDVIRAEFEYAVTHEGALTVDDILDRRTRIGLVAPDRERAMAAAEEMLSPAR, from the coding sequence ATGAGTGGCGCAACTGCTTTGAACGCCGCACGCCGGGCCGCCGAACTCGCGCAGCTCGGGGAAGGCGCGCCCGTCGACCTCGTCGTGATCGGCGGCGGCATCACCGGCGCGGGTATCGCGCTCGACGCGGTCACACGCGGGCTGTCGGTGGTGCTGGCGGAGCGACACGACCTCGCGTTCGGCACCAGCCGCTGGAGCTCCAAACTCGTGCACGGCGGGCTGCGGTACCTGGCCAGCGGCAACGTGGGCATCGCCCGGCGCAGCGCCGTGGAACGCGGAATCCTGATGACCCGCAACGCGCCCCACCTCGTACATGCGATGCCGCAGCTGGTTCCGCTGCTGCCGTCGATGAACACGGCGTCCCGCGCGTTGGTCCGGTTCGGCTTCGCCGCCGGCGACGGTCTGCGCAGGCTGGCAGGCACCCCGGCGGACACGCTGCCCAGGTCGCGTCGGATCGACGCGCACCGCGCCGTCGGTTTGGCTCCGACCGTCGCGCGGGAAGGGCTCGACGGAGCGCTGCTCGCCTACGACGGACAGCTGATCGACGACGCCCGGCTGGTCACCGCCGTGGCGCGTACCGCCGCCCAGCACGGCGCCCGAGTACTCACCCGGGTCGCGGCGTCGGACGCGTCCCGCGACGCGGTGACGCTCACCGACAGCACGACGGGGGAGTCCCTGCGGGTGTCGGCCCGCGCTGTCGTCAACGCGACGGGTGTCTGGGCGGGGGAGGTGGACGACTCGATCAAGCTGCGCCCGAGCCGCGGCACGCACCTGGTGTTCGACGCCGCGAAATTCGGCAATCCGGTTGCCGCGCTGACAGTTCCGATTCCGGGTGAGATCAACCGGTTCGTGTTCGCGATGCCCGAACAACTGGGCAGGGTGTACCTGGGGCTGACCGACGAGGATGCCCCCGGCCCGATTCCGGACGTGCCGGAGCCCACCCCCGGGGAGGTCAGGTTTCTGCTGGACACGGTCAACACGGCGCTGGATGCGGCGCTGACAGAGGCGGACGTGATCGGCGCCTACGCAGGCCTTCGTCCGCTCATCGACACGGGAGCCGGCAGGACGTCCGACATCTCCCGCGAGCACGCGGTCACCGAGTCGCCGTCGGGCGTGCTCACCGTCATTGGCGGCAAGCTCACCGAATACCGGTACATGGCCGAGGATGTCGTCGACCGTGCGGTGCAGTTGCGCGGGCTTGCCGCGGGCGTGTGCCGCACCCGCAACCTGCCGCTCGTCGGCGCACCCGCCAATCCCGTTGCCACGCTGCGATCTTCGACCGATCTGCCCGGTTCGCTGGTGGCGCGGTACGGCGCCGAAGCACCGAACGTGATCGCCCGGGCCACCTGCGAGCGGCCCACCGATCCGGTCGCCGACGGCATCGACGTGATCAGGGCCGAATTCGAGTATGCGGTCACCCACGAAGGGGCGCTCACCGTCGACGACATTCTGGACCGCCGCACCAGGATCGGGTTGGTGGCCCCAGATCGCGAGCGTGCCATGGCCGCCGCCGAGGAGATGCTGTCGCCGGCCCGCTGA
- a CDS encoding CdaR family transcriptional regulator: MVDNNRFIPPRSTVDVLESVPESALRRLKQYSGRLATEAVHVMEERLPFFAALEANQRASVQLVVQTAVVNFVEWMRDPRSDVSYTAQAFEVVPQDLRRRIALRQSVEMVRVTMEFFEEVVPLLARSEEQLTALTAGILRYSRDLAFAAATAYADQAEARGAWDTRMEANLVDAVVRGGTGTELQSQAAALNWDATAPATVIVGMPRPDRMEFAGDDVRDVAARNGRAALSDVHGTWLVAVVSGGLSPTDRFLSDLMKVFAEGPVVIGPTAPTLGAAHRSATEAIAGMNAVAGWAGAPRPVAARELLPERALLGDANAAAALEADVMRPLSDAGPALVETLDAYLDSGGAIEACARKLFVHPNTVRYRLKRIADFTGRDPTIPRDAYVLRVASSVGRLNRHAQSTAVSAVGSEQVTGVGSVTPGGIS; encoded by the coding sequence ATGGTTGACAACAACCGGTTCATCCCGCCGCGCTCGACCGTCGACGTGCTGGAAAGCGTGCCGGAGTCGGCGCTGCGCCGGCTCAAGCAGTATTCGGGCCGTTTGGCGACCGAGGCCGTGCACGTGATGGAGGAGCGGCTGCCGTTCTTCGCCGCGCTCGAAGCCAACCAGCGCGCCAGCGTCCAGTTGGTGGTGCAGACCGCGGTGGTGAACTTCGTCGAGTGGATGCGCGACCCGCGCAGCGACGTCAGCTACACCGCCCAGGCCTTTGAGGTGGTGCCACAGGATCTGCGCAGGCGGATCGCGCTGCGCCAGTCGGTGGAGATGGTTCGCGTGACCATGGAGTTCTTCGAAGAAGTGGTGCCGCTGCTGGCCCGTTCCGAGGAGCAGCTCACCGCCTTGACGGCCGGCATCCTGCGGTACAGCCGTGACCTGGCGTTCGCGGCCGCCACCGCCTACGCCGACCAGGCCGAGGCGCGCGGCGCGTGGGACACCCGGATGGAGGCCAATCTCGTCGACGCGGTGGTCCGCGGCGGTACCGGAACCGAACTGCAGTCGCAGGCAGCCGCGCTCAACTGGGACGCGACCGCGCCGGCCACGGTCATCGTGGGCATGCCACGCCCGGACCGGATGGAATTCGCCGGTGACGACGTGCGTGACGTGGCGGCCCGCAACGGGCGCGCGGCGTTGTCCGATGTGCACGGCACGTGGCTGGTCGCGGTCGTGTCGGGCGGTCTGTCGCCGACGGACCGGTTCCTGTCGGATCTGATGAAGGTCTTCGCCGAGGGCCCGGTCGTGATCGGCCCGACCGCCCCCACACTCGGCGCCGCCCACCGCAGTGCCACCGAGGCCATCGCCGGGATGAACGCCGTCGCCGGCTGGGCCGGCGCCCCGCGTCCGGTGGCCGCGCGGGAGCTGCTGCCCGAACGCGCGCTGCTCGGCGATGCGAACGCGGCCGCCGCGCTGGAAGCCGACGTGATGCGGCCGCTGTCGGACGCCGGCCCTGCGCTGGTGGAGACGCTCGACGCCTACCTTGACTCCGGCGGCGCCATAGAAGCTTGCGCACGCAAATTGTTCGTTCATCCAAATACCGTGCGGTACCGGTTGAAGCGGATCGCCGACTTCACCGGCCGCGACCCGACGATTCCGCGCGACGCCTATGTGCTGCGGGTGGCTTCCTCGGTGGGTCGGTTGAACCGTCATGCGCAGTCGACAGCCGTCTCCGCGGTGGGATCCGAGCAGGTCACCGGTGTTGGCTCCGTCACACCTGGAGGCATCTCTTAG
- the acpM gene encoding meromycolate extension acyl carrier protein AcpM, with product MGATQEEIISGLAEIIEEVTGIEPSEVTPEKSFVDDLDIDSLSMVEIAVQTEDKYGVKIPDEDLAGLRTVGDVVAYIQKLEEENPEAAAAIRAQITGDK from the coding sequence GTGGGCGCCACTCAGGAAGAAATCATCTCGGGTCTCGCGGAGATCATCGAAGAGGTCACCGGCATCGAGCCCTCCGAGGTCACCCCGGAGAAGTCCTTCGTCGACGACCTGGACATCGACTCGCTGTCGATGGTGGAGATCGCCGTGCAGACCGAGGACAAGTACGGCGTGAAGATCCCCGACGAGGATCTGGCCGGCCTGCGCACCGTCGGTGACGTCGTCGCCTACATCCAGAAGCTCGAGGAAGAGAACCCCGAGGCCGCCGCTGCCATCCGCGCTCAGATTACGGGCGACAAGTGA
- the kasA gene encoding 3-oxoacyl-ACP synthase KasA, whose amino-acid sequence MTRPSTANGGFPNVVVTAIEATTALAADIESTWKGLLAGESGIRILEDDFVDKWDLPVRIGGHLVDNVDSHMTRIEMRRMSYVQRMSLLLSRRLWENAGKPEVDPDRFAVVVGTGLGGGEKIVETYDAMNEGGPRKVSPLAVQMIMPNGAAAVAGLELGARAGVITPVSACSSGSEAIAHGWRQIVMGDADFAVVGGVEGGIEALPIAAFSMMRAMSTRNEDPAGASRPFDKNRDGFVFGEAGVLMIIETEEHAKARGAKPLARLMGAGVTSDAFHMVAPAADGLRAGHAMKRALETAGLSPKDISHVNAHATATPIGDTAEANAIRVAGVEHAAVYAPKSALGHSIGAVGALESALTILALRDGVIPPTLNYETPDPEIDLDVVAGEPRYGDFQYAINNSFGFGGHNVALAFGRY is encoded by the coding sequence GTGACCAGACCTTCCACTGCTAACGGCGGTTTTCCTAACGTCGTGGTGACCGCCATTGAGGCCACCACGGCCCTCGCTGCGGACATCGAGAGCACGTGGAAGGGTCTGCTGGCCGGCGAGAGCGGCATCCGGATCCTCGAGGACGACTTCGTCGACAAGTGGGACCTGCCGGTGCGGATCGGCGGCCACCTCGTCGACAACGTCGACAGCCACATGACACGCATCGAGATGCGCCGCATGTCCTACGTGCAGCGCATGTCGTTGCTGCTGTCGCGACGGCTCTGGGAGAACGCGGGCAAGCCCGAGGTCGACCCGGATCGCTTCGCGGTCGTGGTCGGCACGGGTCTCGGTGGCGGCGAGAAGATCGTCGAAACCTATGACGCGATGAACGAGGGCGGGCCCCGCAAGGTGTCCCCGCTCGCCGTTCAGATGATCATGCCCAACGGTGCGGCGGCGGTCGCCGGTCTCGAACTGGGCGCCCGGGCCGGGGTCATCACCCCGGTCTCGGCGTGCTCGTCGGGCTCGGAGGCCATCGCCCACGGTTGGCGCCAGATCGTCATGGGTGACGCGGACTTCGCCGTCGTCGGCGGCGTGGAAGGCGGCATCGAGGCACTGCCCATCGCGGCGTTCTCGATGATGCGTGCCATGTCGACCCGCAATGAGGATCCTGCCGGTGCTTCGAGGCCGTTCGACAAGAATCGCGACGGCTTCGTCTTCGGCGAGGCCGGCGTCCTGATGATCATCGAGACCGAAGAGCATGCCAAAGCCCGCGGCGCCAAGCCGCTGGCCCGGCTCATGGGTGCCGGTGTCACGTCGGATGCGTTCCACATGGTGGCTCCCGCGGCCGACGGCCTGCGGGCCGGCCACGCGATGAAGCGGGCGCTGGAGACGGCAGGCCTGTCCCCCAAGGACATCAGCCACGTCAACGCGCACGCCACCGCCACCCCGATCGGTGACACGGCCGAGGCCAACGCCATCCGCGTCGCCGGAGTGGAGCACGCAGCGGTCTATGCGCCGAAATCGGCGCTGGGCCACTCGATCGGCGCCGTGGGCGCTCTGGAGTCCGCGCTGACGATCCTGGCTCTGCGTGACGGTGTCATCCCGCCGACGCTGAACTACGAGACGCCCGACCCCGAGATCGATCTCGATGTCGTCGCGGGCGAGCCTCGATACGGCGACTTCCAGTACGCGATCAACAACTCGTTCGGCTTCGGCGGCCACAATGTGGCTCTGGCCTTCGGTCGTTACTGA